A section of the Vidua macroura isolate BioBank_ID:100142 chromosome 23, ASM2450914v1, whole genome shotgun sequence genome encodes:
- the PHC2 gene encoding polyhomeotic-like protein 2 isoform X4 produces MENEQLPAPAPASSAGGTAPTPASTAATRPPGPQISVYSGIPDRQTVQVIQQALHRQPNTAAQYLQQMYAAQQQHLMLQTAALQQQHLTSAQLQSLAAVQQASLAANRQSSSSGSNGTQPAPAQQPTINLATSPAAAQLLNRAQSVGPGASGIAQQAVLLGNTASPALTASQAQMYLRAQMVHSLALRPAGPHLPALAMKPPGGAPPRAGPPRGPPPDPPAEHLKKAEGHEGRTHALARTTAPAATHPLVTPAYAPLQPPQFLQQPPKPMQPQPPQQQQQQFVIQQQQQQLGPRGQPPSGPPTTPQLQPLPPASPSPGPQPKTGVPQGAGGEGGPPNGHPGCHAAPRKFQHASAVILQLQPTGPTPSLGVPEGARRDPLPVPRSAESPPAAPPQPPALSPPAAPPGPDTPEGERPLTHEPPERLHAQPRIPGMTSGSGSAAATVAGAAPHNGENKPPQAIVKPQILTHVIEGFVIQEGAEPFPVGRSSLLVGALHKQYAQELLPDKLPPQDNTTTTDSDMEEPYLQESKEEGNPPKLKCELCGRVDFAYKFKRSKRFCSMACAKRYNVGCTKRVGLFHPDRSKLQKPAGGPPHGRRRSCKGTLPPLSKDSKKQPPGSVPAGSVTASLQLNHSQEDSSRCSDNSSYEEPLSPISASSSTSRRRQGERDLELRDMELPDVHGRDLPGLGHRFLPSEPSKWNVEDVYEFIRSLPGCQEIAEEFRAQEIDGQALLLLKEDHLMSTMNIKLGPALKIYARINMLKDS; encoded by the exons atGGAGAatgagcagctcccagctccagctcctgccagcagcgCCGGTGGCACAGCCCCAACGCCCGCCAGCACCGCGGCCACGCGCCCGCCCGGGCCCCAGATCTCCGTCTACAGCGGCATCCCCGACCGCCAGACCGTGCAG GTGATCCAGCAGGCGCTGCATCGGCAGCCCAACACGGCGGCGCAGTACCTGCAGCAGATGTACgcggcacagcagcagcacctcatGCTGCAGACGGCCgcgctccagcagcagcacctcaccAGCgcccagctccagagcctggCCGCTGTCCAGCAG GCGAGCCTGGCGGCGAACCGGCAAAGCAGCTCCTCGGGCAGCAATGGCACCCAGCCGGCCCCGGCACAGCAGCCCACG ATCAACCTGGCGACGTCGCCGGCGGCGGCACAGCTGCTGAACCGGGCGCAGAGCGTGGGGCCCGGGGCGTCGGGCATTGCtcagcaggctgtgctgctgggtaACACTGCCTCACCCGCCCTCACCGCCAGCCAGGCCCAGATGTACCTGCGGGCACAGATG GtgcacagcctggccctgcgccccgccggcccccacctccctgccctggccatgAAGCCCCCCGGGGGTGCCCCTCCCCGGGCTGGCCCCCCCCGGGGGCCCCCGCCCGACCCCCCCGCCGAGCACCTCAAAAAGGCCGAGGGGCACGAGGGCCGCACCCATGCCCTGGCCCGCACCACCGCCCCCGCTGCCACCCACCCGCTCGTCACCCCAG CCTATGCCCCGCTGCAGCCCCCCCAGTTCCTGCAGCAGCCGCCGAAGCCGATGCAGCCGCAGCcaccgcagcagcagcagcagcagttcgtcatccagcagcagcagcagcagctgggcccCCGTGGGCAGCCTCCCTCGGGCCCCCCCACAaccccccagctccagcccctgccccctgccagccccagcccgggccCCCAGCCCAAAACAGGGGTCCCTCAGGGAGCAGGGGGTGAGGGTGGCCCCCCCAACGGGCACCCTGGCTGCCACGCTGCCCCCCGCAAGTTCCAGCACGCCTCGGCTGtcatcctgcagctgcagcccaccGGCCCCACG CCGTCCCTCGGGGTCCCCGAGGGCGCCCGCCGGGACCCGCTGCCCGTGCCGAGGAGCGCCGAGAGCCCGCCTgccgccccgccgcagcccccCGCCCTCTcaccgcccgccgcccccccggGCCCCGACACCCCCGAGGGCGAGCGGCCCCTCACGCACG agccccccgaGCGCCTCCATGCGCAGCCCCGCATTCCCGGGATGACCTCGGGCTCCGGCAGCGCTGCCGCCACCGTCGCCGGCGCCGCCCCCCACAATGGTGAGAACAAACCGCCCCAGGCCATCGTGAAACCCCAGATCCTCACGCACGTCATCGAGGGCTTCGTCATCCAGGAGGGCGCCGAGCCCTTCCCG GTGGGCCGCTCCTCGCTGCTGGTGGGGGCCCTGCACAAGCAGTATGcgcaggagctgctgccggACAAGCTCCCACCACAGgacaacaccaccaccaccgACTCGGACATGGAGGAGCCGTACCTGCAAG AATCCAAAGAGGAGGGGAACCCCCCCAAGTTGAAGTGTGAGCTCTGTGGCCGCGTTGACTTCGCCTACAAGTTCAAGCGCTCCAAGCGCTTCTGCTCCATGGCCTGTGCCAAGAG GTACAATGTGGGCTGCACGAAGAGGGTGGGCTTGTTCCACCCAGATCGCAGCAAACTCCAGAAACCAGCAGGAGGGCCCCCCCACGGGCGGCGCCGCAGCTGCAAAGGGACCCTGCCCCCCCTGAGCAAGGACAGCAAGAAACAG cccccggggtCTGTCCCAGCGGGGTCGGTGACGGCGTCGTTGCAGCTCAACCACAGCCAGGAGGATTCCAGCCGCTGCTCTGACAACTCCAGCTACGAGGAGCCACTGTCGCCCatctctgccagctcctccacGTCCCGGCGCCGGCAGGGAGAGCGGGACCTGGAGCTTCGGGACATGGAGCTGCCCGACGTGCACGGCCGCGACCTGCCCGGCCTCGGCCACCGCTTCCTGCCCAGCGAGCCCAGCAAGTGGAACGTGGAGGACGTTTACGAGTTCATCCGCTCGCTGCCAG
- the PHC2 gene encoding polyhomeotic-like protein 2 isoform X3, protein MENEQLPAPAPASSAGGTAPTPASTAATRPPGPQISVYSGIPDRQTVQVIQQALHRQPNTAAQYLQQMYAAQQQHLMLQTAALQQQHLTSAQLQSLAAVQQASLAANRQSSSSGSNGTQPAPAQQPTINLATSPAAAQLLNRAQSVGPGASGIAQQAVLLGNTASPALTASQAQMYLRAQMLIFTPTGPVSAVRPESPAPAPPPAPPPAPPPTTPQVHSLALRPAGPHLPALAMKPPGGAPPRAGPPRGPPPDPPAEHLKKAEGHEGRTHALARTTAPAATHPLVTPAYAPLQPPQFLQQPPKPMQPQPPQQQQQQFVIQQQQQQLGPRGQPPSGPPTTPQLQPLPPASPSPGPQPKTGVPQGAGGEGGPPNGHPGCHAAPRKFQHASAVILQLQPTGPTPSLGVPEGARRDPLPVPRSAESPPAAPPQPPALSPPAAPPGPDTPEGERPLTHEPPERLHAQPRIPGMTSGSGSAAATVAGAAPHNGENKPPQAIVKPQILTHVIEGFVIQEGAEPFPVGRSSLLVGALHKQYAQELLPDKLPPQDNTTTTDSDMEEPYLQESKEEGNPPKLKCELCGRVDFAYKFKRSKRFCSMACAKRYNVGCTKRVGLFHPDRSKLQKPAGGPPHGRRRSCKGTLPPLSKDSKKQLNHSQEDSSRCSDNSSYEEPLSPISASSSTSRRRQGERDLELRDMELPDVHGRDLPGLGHRFLPSEPSKWNVEDVYEFIRSLPGCQEIAEEFRAQEIDGQALLLLKEDHLMSTMNIKLGPALKIYARINMLKDS, encoded by the exons atGGAGAatgagcagctcccagctccagctcctgccagcagcgCCGGTGGCACAGCCCCAACGCCCGCCAGCACCGCGGCCACGCGCCCGCCCGGGCCCCAGATCTCCGTCTACAGCGGCATCCCCGACCGCCAGACCGTGCAG GTGATCCAGCAGGCGCTGCATCGGCAGCCCAACACGGCGGCGCAGTACCTGCAGCAGATGTACgcggcacagcagcagcacctcatGCTGCAGACGGCCgcgctccagcagcagcacctcaccAGCgcccagctccagagcctggCCGCTGTCCAGCAG GCGAGCCTGGCGGCGAACCGGCAAAGCAGCTCCTCGGGCAGCAATGGCACCCAGCCGGCCCCGGCACAGCAGCCCACG ATCAACCTGGCGACGTCGCCGGCGGCGGCACAGCTGCTGAACCGGGCGCAGAGCGTGGGGCCCGGGGCGTCGGGCATTGCtcagcaggctgtgctgctgggtaACACTGCCTCACCCGCCCTCACCGCCAGCCAGGCCCAGATGTACCTGCGGGCACAGATG ctcatCTTCACACCCACGGGCCCCGTCAGCGCTGTCCGGCCCGAGAGCCCCGCGCCGGCCCCTCCACCGGCGCCGCCACCTGCCCCACCACCCACCACCCCTCAG GtgcacagcctggccctgcgccccgccggcccccacctccctgccctggccatgAAGCCCCCCGGGGGTGCCCCTCCCCGGGCTGGCCCCCCCCGGGGGCCCCCGCCCGACCCCCCCGCCGAGCACCTCAAAAAGGCCGAGGGGCACGAGGGCCGCACCCATGCCCTGGCCCGCACCACCGCCCCCGCTGCCACCCACCCGCTCGTCACCCCAG CCTATGCCCCGCTGCAGCCCCCCCAGTTCCTGCAGCAGCCGCCGAAGCCGATGCAGCCGCAGCcaccgcagcagcagcagcagcagttcgtcatccagcagcagcagcagcagctgggcccCCGTGGGCAGCCTCCCTCGGGCCCCCCCACAaccccccagctccagcccctgccccctgccagccccagcccgggccCCCAGCCCAAAACAGGGGTCCCTCAGGGAGCAGGGGGTGAGGGTGGCCCCCCCAACGGGCACCCTGGCTGCCACGCTGCCCCCCGCAAGTTCCAGCACGCCTCGGCTGtcatcctgcagctgcagcccaccGGCCCCACG CCGTCCCTCGGGGTCCCCGAGGGCGCCCGCCGGGACCCGCTGCCCGTGCCGAGGAGCGCCGAGAGCCCGCCTgccgccccgccgcagcccccCGCCCTCTcaccgcccgccgcccccccggGCCCCGACACCCCCGAGGGCGAGCGGCCCCTCACGCACG agccccccgaGCGCCTCCATGCGCAGCCCCGCATTCCCGGGATGACCTCGGGCTCCGGCAGCGCTGCCGCCACCGTCGCCGGCGCCGCCCCCCACAATGGTGAGAACAAACCGCCCCAGGCCATCGTGAAACCCCAGATCCTCACGCACGTCATCGAGGGCTTCGTCATCCAGGAGGGCGCCGAGCCCTTCCCG GTGGGCCGCTCCTCGCTGCTGGTGGGGGCCCTGCACAAGCAGTATGcgcaggagctgctgccggACAAGCTCCCACCACAGgacaacaccaccaccaccgACTCGGACATGGAGGAGCCGTACCTGCAAG AATCCAAAGAGGAGGGGAACCCCCCCAAGTTGAAGTGTGAGCTCTGTGGCCGCGTTGACTTCGCCTACAAGTTCAAGCGCTCCAAGCGCTTCTGCTCCATGGCCTGTGCCAAGAG GTACAATGTGGGCTGCACGAAGAGGGTGGGCTTGTTCCACCCAGATCGCAGCAAACTCCAGAAACCAGCAGGAGGGCCCCCCCACGGGCGGCGCCGCAGCTGCAAAGGGACCCTGCCCCCCCTGAGCAAGGACAGCAAGAAACAG CTCAACCACAGCCAGGAGGATTCCAGCCGCTGCTCTGACAACTCCAGCTACGAGGAGCCACTGTCGCCCatctctgccagctcctccacGTCCCGGCGCCGGCAGGGAGAGCGGGACCTGGAGCTTCGGGACATGGAGCTGCCCGACGTGCACGGCCGCGACCTGCCCGGCCTCGGCCACCGCTTCCTGCCCAGCGAGCCCAGCAAGTGGAACGTGGAGGACGTTTACGAGTTCATCCGCTCGCTGCCAG
- the PHC2 gene encoding polyhomeotic-like protein 2 isoform X1 — protein MENEQLPAPAPASSAGGTAPTPASTAATRPPGPQISVYSGIPDRQTVQVIQQALHRQPNTAAQYLQQMYAAQQQHLMLQTAALQQQHLTSAQLQSLAAVQQASLAANRQSSSSGSNGTQPAPAQQPTINLATSPAAAQLLNRAQSVGPGASGIAQQAVLLGNTASPALTASQAQMYLRAQMLIFTPTGPVSAVRPESPAPAPPPAPPPAPPPTTPQVHSLALRPAGPHLPALAMKPPGGAPPRAGPPRGPPPDPPAEHLKKAEGHEGRTHALARTTAPAATHPLVTPAYAPLQPPQFLQQPPKPMQPQPPQQQQQQFVIQQQQQQLGPRGQPPSGPPTTPQLQPLPPASPSPGPQPKTGVPQGAGGEGGPPNGHPGCHAAPRKFQHASAVILQLQPTGPTPSLGVPEGARRDPLPVPRSAESPPAAPPQPPALSPPAAPPGPDTPEGERPLTHEPPERLHAQPRIPGMTSGSGSAAATVAGAAPHNGENKPPQAIVKPQILTHVIEGFVIQEGAEPFPVGRSSLLVGALHKQYAQELLPDKLPPQDNTTTTDSDMEEPYLQESKEEGNPPKLKCELCGRVDFAYKFKRSKRFCSMACAKRYNVGCTKRVGLFHPDRSKLQKPAGGPPHGRRRSCKGTLPPLSKDSKKQPPGSVPAGSVTASLQLNHSQEDSSRCSDNSSYEEPLSPISASSSTSRRRQGERDLELRDMELPDVHGRDLPGLGHRFLPSEPSKWNVEDVYEFIRSLPGCQEIAEEFRAQEIDGQALLLLKEDHLMSTMNIKLGPALKIYARINMLKDS, from the exons atGGAGAatgagcagctcccagctccagctcctgccagcagcgCCGGTGGCACAGCCCCAACGCCCGCCAGCACCGCGGCCACGCGCCCGCCCGGGCCCCAGATCTCCGTCTACAGCGGCATCCCCGACCGCCAGACCGTGCAG GTGATCCAGCAGGCGCTGCATCGGCAGCCCAACACGGCGGCGCAGTACCTGCAGCAGATGTACgcggcacagcagcagcacctcatGCTGCAGACGGCCgcgctccagcagcagcacctcaccAGCgcccagctccagagcctggCCGCTGTCCAGCAG GCGAGCCTGGCGGCGAACCGGCAAAGCAGCTCCTCGGGCAGCAATGGCACCCAGCCGGCCCCGGCACAGCAGCCCACG ATCAACCTGGCGACGTCGCCGGCGGCGGCACAGCTGCTGAACCGGGCGCAGAGCGTGGGGCCCGGGGCGTCGGGCATTGCtcagcaggctgtgctgctgggtaACACTGCCTCACCCGCCCTCACCGCCAGCCAGGCCCAGATGTACCTGCGGGCACAGATG ctcatCTTCACACCCACGGGCCCCGTCAGCGCTGTCCGGCCCGAGAGCCCCGCGCCGGCCCCTCCACCGGCGCCGCCACCTGCCCCACCACCCACCACCCCTCAG GtgcacagcctggccctgcgccccgccggcccccacctccctgccctggccatgAAGCCCCCCGGGGGTGCCCCTCCCCGGGCTGGCCCCCCCCGGGGGCCCCCGCCCGACCCCCCCGCCGAGCACCTCAAAAAGGCCGAGGGGCACGAGGGCCGCACCCATGCCCTGGCCCGCACCACCGCCCCCGCTGCCACCCACCCGCTCGTCACCCCAG CCTATGCCCCGCTGCAGCCCCCCCAGTTCCTGCAGCAGCCGCCGAAGCCGATGCAGCCGCAGCcaccgcagcagcagcagcagcagttcgtcatccagcagcagcagcagcagctgggcccCCGTGGGCAGCCTCCCTCGGGCCCCCCCACAaccccccagctccagcccctgccccctgccagccccagcccgggccCCCAGCCCAAAACAGGGGTCCCTCAGGGAGCAGGGGGTGAGGGTGGCCCCCCCAACGGGCACCCTGGCTGCCACGCTGCCCCCCGCAAGTTCCAGCACGCCTCGGCTGtcatcctgcagctgcagcccaccGGCCCCACG CCGTCCCTCGGGGTCCCCGAGGGCGCCCGCCGGGACCCGCTGCCCGTGCCGAGGAGCGCCGAGAGCCCGCCTgccgccccgccgcagcccccCGCCCTCTcaccgcccgccgcccccccggGCCCCGACACCCCCGAGGGCGAGCGGCCCCTCACGCACG agccccccgaGCGCCTCCATGCGCAGCCCCGCATTCCCGGGATGACCTCGGGCTCCGGCAGCGCTGCCGCCACCGTCGCCGGCGCCGCCCCCCACAATGGTGAGAACAAACCGCCCCAGGCCATCGTGAAACCCCAGATCCTCACGCACGTCATCGAGGGCTTCGTCATCCAGGAGGGCGCCGAGCCCTTCCCG GTGGGCCGCTCCTCGCTGCTGGTGGGGGCCCTGCACAAGCAGTATGcgcaggagctgctgccggACAAGCTCCCACCACAGgacaacaccaccaccaccgACTCGGACATGGAGGAGCCGTACCTGCAAG AATCCAAAGAGGAGGGGAACCCCCCCAAGTTGAAGTGTGAGCTCTGTGGCCGCGTTGACTTCGCCTACAAGTTCAAGCGCTCCAAGCGCTTCTGCTCCATGGCCTGTGCCAAGAG GTACAATGTGGGCTGCACGAAGAGGGTGGGCTTGTTCCACCCAGATCGCAGCAAACTCCAGAAACCAGCAGGAGGGCCCCCCCACGGGCGGCGCCGCAGCTGCAAAGGGACCCTGCCCCCCCTGAGCAAGGACAGCAAGAAACAG cccccggggtCTGTCCCAGCGGGGTCGGTGACGGCGTCGTTGCAGCTCAACCACAGCCAGGAGGATTCCAGCCGCTGCTCTGACAACTCCAGCTACGAGGAGCCACTGTCGCCCatctctgccagctcctccacGTCCCGGCGCCGGCAGGGAGAGCGGGACCTGGAGCTTCGGGACATGGAGCTGCCCGACGTGCACGGCCGCGACCTGCCCGGCCTCGGCCACCGCTTCCTGCCCAGCGAGCCCAGCAAGTGGAACGTGGAGGACGTTTACGAGTTCATCCGCTCGCTGCCAG
- the PHC2 gene encoding polyhomeotic-like protein 2 isoform X2, with the protein MENEQLPAPAPASSAGGTAPTPASTAATRPPGPQISVYSGIPDRQTVQALHRQPNTAAQYLQQMYAAQQQHLMLQTAALQQQHLTSAQLQSLAAVQQASLAANRQSSSSGSNGTQPAPAQQPTINLATSPAAAQLLNRAQSVGPGASGIAQQAVLLGNTASPALTASQAQMYLRAQMLIFTPTGPVSAVRPESPAPAPPPAPPPAPPPTTPQVHSLALRPAGPHLPALAMKPPGGAPPRAGPPRGPPPDPPAEHLKKAEGHEGRTHALARTTAPAATHPLVTPAYAPLQPPQFLQQPPKPMQPQPPQQQQQQFVIQQQQQQLGPRGQPPSGPPTTPQLQPLPPASPSPGPQPKTGVPQGAGGEGGPPNGHPGCHAAPRKFQHASAVILQLQPTGPTPSLGVPEGARRDPLPVPRSAESPPAAPPQPPALSPPAAPPGPDTPEGERPLTHEPPERLHAQPRIPGMTSGSGSAAATVAGAAPHNGENKPPQAIVKPQILTHVIEGFVIQEGAEPFPVGRSSLLVGALHKQYAQELLPDKLPPQDNTTTTDSDMEEPYLQESKEEGNPPKLKCELCGRVDFAYKFKRSKRFCSMACAKRYNVGCTKRVGLFHPDRSKLQKPAGGPPHGRRRSCKGTLPPLSKDSKKQPPGSVPAGSVTASLQLNHSQEDSSRCSDNSSYEEPLSPISASSSTSRRRQGERDLELRDMELPDVHGRDLPGLGHRFLPSEPSKWNVEDVYEFIRSLPGCQEIAEEFRAQEIDGQALLLLKEDHLMSTMNIKLGPALKIYARINMLKDS; encoded by the exons atGGAGAatgagcagctcccagctccagctcctgccagcagcgCCGGTGGCACAGCCCCAACGCCCGCCAGCACCGCGGCCACGCGCCCGCCCGGGCCCCAGATCTCCGTCTACAGCGGCATCCCCGACCGCCAGACCGTGCAG GCGCTGCATCGGCAGCCCAACACGGCGGCGCAGTACCTGCAGCAGATGTACgcggcacagcagcagcacctcatGCTGCAGACGGCCgcgctccagcagcagcacctcaccAGCgcccagctccagagcctggCCGCTGTCCAGCAG GCGAGCCTGGCGGCGAACCGGCAAAGCAGCTCCTCGGGCAGCAATGGCACCCAGCCGGCCCCGGCACAGCAGCCCACG ATCAACCTGGCGACGTCGCCGGCGGCGGCACAGCTGCTGAACCGGGCGCAGAGCGTGGGGCCCGGGGCGTCGGGCATTGCtcagcaggctgtgctgctgggtaACACTGCCTCACCCGCCCTCACCGCCAGCCAGGCCCAGATGTACCTGCGGGCACAGATG ctcatCTTCACACCCACGGGCCCCGTCAGCGCTGTCCGGCCCGAGAGCCCCGCGCCGGCCCCTCCACCGGCGCCGCCACCTGCCCCACCACCCACCACCCCTCAG GtgcacagcctggccctgcgccccgccggcccccacctccctgccctggccatgAAGCCCCCCGGGGGTGCCCCTCCCCGGGCTGGCCCCCCCCGGGGGCCCCCGCCCGACCCCCCCGCCGAGCACCTCAAAAAGGCCGAGGGGCACGAGGGCCGCACCCATGCCCTGGCCCGCACCACCGCCCCCGCTGCCACCCACCCGCTCGTCACCCCAG CCTATGCCCCGCTGCAGCCCCCCCAGTTCCTGCAGCAGCCGCCGAAGCCGATGCAGCCGCAGCcaccgcagcagcagcagcagcagttcgtcatccagcagcagcagcagcagctgggcccCCGTGGGCAGCCTCCCTCGGGCCCCCCCACAaccccccagctccagcccctgccccctgccagccccagcccgggccCCCAGCCCAAAACAGGGGTCCCTCAGGGAGCAGGGGGTGAGGGTGGCCCCCCCAACGGGCACCCTGGCTGCCACGCTGCCCCCCGCAAGTTCCAGCACGCCTCGGCTGtcatcctgcagctgcagcccaccGGCCCCACG CCGTCCCTCGGGGTCCCCGAGGGCGCCCGCCGGGACCCGCTGCCCGTGCCGAGGAGCGCCGAGAGCCCGCCTgccgccccgccgcagcccccCGCCCTCTcaccgcccgccgcccccccggGCCCCGACACCCCCGAGGGCGAGCGGCCCCTCACGCACG agccccccgaGCGCCTCCATGCGCAGCCCCGCATTCCCGGGATGACCTCGGGCTCCGGCAGCGCTGCCGCCACCGTCGCCGGCGCCGCCCCCCACAATGGTGAGAACAAACCGCCCCAGGCCATCGTGAAACCCCAGATCCTCACGCACGTCATCGAGGGCTTCGTCATCCAGGAGGGCGCCGAGCCCTTCCCG GTGGGCCGCTCCTCGCTGCTGGTGGGGGCCCTGCACAAGCAGTATGcgcaggagctgctgccggACAAGCTCCCACCACAGgacaacaccaccaccaccgACTCGGACATGGAGGAGCCGTACCTGCAAG AATCCAAAGAGGAGGGGAACCCCCCCAAGTTGAAGTGTGAGCTCTGTGGCCGCGTTGACTTCGCCTACAAGTTCAAGCGCTCCAAGCGCTTCTGCTCCATGGCCTGTGCCAAGAG GTACAATGTGGGCTGCACGAAGAGGGTGGGCTTGTTCCACCCAGATCGCAGCAAACTCCAGAAACCAGCAGGAGGGCCCCCCCACGGGCGGCGCCGCAGCTGCAAAGGGACCCTGCCCCCCCTGAGCAAGGACAGCAAGAAACAG cccccggggtCTGTCCCAGCGGGGTCGGTGACGGCGTCGTTGCAGCTCAACCACAGCCAGGAGGATTCCAGCCGCTGCTCTGACAACTCCAGCTACGAGGAGCCACTGTCGCCCatctctgccagctcctccacGTCCCGGCGCCGGCAGGGAGAGCGGGACCTGGAGCTTCGGGACATGGAGCTGCCCGACGTGCACGGCCGCGACCTGCCCGGCCTCGGCCACCGCTTCCTGCCCAGCGAGCCCAGCAAGTGGAACGTGGAGGACGTTTACGAGTTCATCCGCTCGCTGCCAG